One genomic window of Odocoileus virginianus isolate 20LAN1187 ecotype Illinois chromosome 8, Ovbor_1.2, whole genome shotgun sequence includes the following:
- the ITM2B gene encoding integral membrane protein 2B, which produces MVKVTFNSALAQKEAKKDEAKSGEEALIIPPDAVAVDCKDPDEVVPVGQRRAWCWCMCFGLAFMLAGVILGGAYLYKYFALQPDDVYYCGIKYIKDDVILNEPSADAPAARYQTIEENIKIFEEDEVEFISVPVPEFADSDPANIVHDFNKKLTAYLDLNLDKCYVIPLNTSIVMPPKNLLELLINIKAGTYLPQSYLIHEHMVITDRIENIDHLGFYIYRLCHDKETYKLQRRETIKGIQKREASICATIRHFENRFAVETLICS; this is translated from the exons ATGGTGAAGGTGACGTTCAATTCGGCTCTGGCCCAGAAGGAGGCCAAGAAGGACGAGGCCAAGAGCGGCGAGGAGGCGCTCATCATCCCTCCGGACGCCGTTGCCGTGGACTGCAAG GACCCAGATGAAGTGGTTCCAGTTGGCCAAAGAAGAGCTTGGTGTTGGTGCATGTGCTTTGGACTGGCGTTTATGCTCGCGGGTGTCATTCTAGGGGGAGCGTACCTGTACAAATATTTTGCACTTCAA CCAGATGACGTCTACTACTGTGGAATAAAGTACATCAAAGATGATGTCATCTTAAATGAGCCTTCTGCAGATGCCCCAGCCGCTCGCTACCAGACCATTGAGGAAAATATCAAGATCTTTGAGGAAGATGAGGTTGAATTCATCAGCGTGCCTGTCCCAGAGTTTGCAGATAGTGACCCTGCCAATATTGTTCATGACTTTAACAAG AAACTCACCGCCTATTTGGATCTTAACCTGGATAAGTGCTATGTGATTCCTCTGAACACTTCCATTGTCATGCCACCCAAGAACCTATTGGAGTTACTTATTAACATAAAG GCTGGGACCTACTtgcctcagtcatatctgattcatGAACACATGGTCATCACTGATCGCATTGAAAACATTGACCACCTGGGTTTCTATATTTATCGACTGTGCCATGACAAGGAAACGTACAAACTGCAACGCAGAGAAACCATTAAAG GTATTCAGAAACGTGAAGCCAGCATCTGTGCTACGATTCGGCATTTTGAGAACAGATTCGCCGTGGAAACTTTAATTTGCTCTTGA